Proteins found in one Maridesulfovibrio sp. genomic segment:
- the gspG gene encoding type II secretion system major pseudopilin GspG yields MQKKRIRIADLKNGQRGFSLIELMIVIVILGLLASMLVPKIMDRPNEARVTKAKMDMKALDSALKLYKLDTGRYPTTEQGLQALITKPDTRPVPRNYRKGGYLDATTAPVDPWGYDYIYRSPGENDRPYELISLGADGMEGGEDYDADIKSWE; encoded by the coding sequence ATGCAGAAAAAAAGAATTCGTATTGCAGATCTCAAAAATGGCCAGCGCGGTTTCAGTCTTATCGAGCTGATGATCGTGATTGTTATTCTCGGCTTGCTTGCTTCCATGCTGGTGCCCAAAATCATGGACCGCCCCAACGAAGCAAGGGTTACCAAAGCCAAGATGGATATGAAAGCCCTTGATTCAGCCCTGAAGCTGTACAAGCTTGATACTGGTCGCTATCCGACTACCGAACAGGGATTGCAGGCTTTGATCACTAAACCGGATACACGCCCCGTACCCCGCAACTATCGTAAAGGCGGTTATCTGGATGCAACAACCGCTCCTGTAGATCCCTGGGGTTACGATTATATTTACAGAAGCCCGGGTGAAAATGACCGGCCATATGAGCTGATTTCGCTTGGCGCCGACGGTATGGAAGGCGGTGAGGATTATGACGCTGACATCAAGAGTTGGGAATAA